From the genome of Bacteroidota bacterium, one region includes:
- a CDS encoding DMT family transporter, which translates to MSGKTVLRSRTAVYALTALTMVAFAANSVLCRLALQTTGIGAATFTAVRVASGALVLWGIVRWRSPGASGGGWTSAVALFVYAAAFSFAYLALATGTGALLLFGAVQLTMIGWGLVRGERLSARQTLGMAAALGGLVYLVLPGLEAPPLGAALVMATSGVGWGIYSLRGRGSAQPAVDTAGNFARASVLAVGLGAAWWLAGEAGSANAHGLGYALASGAVTSGLGYVVWYAVLPSLRATSAATVQLSVPILAALGGVVFVGEAVTLRLALASLLTLGGIALVLRAR; encoded by the coding sequence TTGAGCGGGAAAACAGTCCTGCGCTCGCGCACGGCGGTCTACGCCCTGACGGCGCTGACGATGGTGGCCTTCGCGGCGAACTCGGTCCTGTGCCGCCTCGCGCTCCAGACGACGGGCATCGGCGCGGCGACGTTTACGGCGGTGCGCGTCGCGTCGGGAGCCCTCGTGCTGTGGGGCATCGTACGGTGGCGCAGCCCCGGCGCGTCGGGTGGCGGCTGGACCTCGGCCGTCGCGCTGTTCGTCTACGCGGCGGCGTTTTCGTTTGCCTACCTCGCTCTTGCGACCGGCACCGGCGCGCTCCTGCTCTTCGGGGCGGTCCAGCTCACGATGATCGGCTGGGGGCTGGTGCGGGGCGAGCGGCTGTCGGCGCGGCAGACACTCGGGATGGCGGCGGCGCTCGGCGGGCTGGTCTACCTCGTGCTGCCCGGACTCGAAGCCCCGCCGCTCGGGGCGGCGCTCGTGATGGCGACCTCGGGCGTGGGCTGGGGCATCTACTCGCTGCGCGGGCGCGGGTCGGCGCAGCCGGCAGTCGATACGGCGGGCAACTTCGCGCGGGCGTCGGTCCTCGCGGTCGGCCTCGGGGCGGCGTGGTGGCTCGCAGGCGAGGCTGGGTCGGCGAACGCGCACGGGCTGGGCTATGCGCTCGCCTCCGGGGCGGTCACCTCGGGGCTGGGCTACGTCGTGTGGTACGCCGTCCTGCCGTCGCTGCGGGCGACGAGCGCGGCGACGGTCCAACTCAGCGTGCCCATCCTCGCCGCGCTCGGCGGGGTCGTGTTCGTCGGCGAGGCCGTGACGCTGCGCCTCGCCCTCGCCTCGCTCCTCACCCTCGGCGGTATCGCGCTCGTCCTGCGTGCCCGATAG
- a CDS encoding ECF-type sigma factor yields MSSSPDVTELLAALSGDGAPADEAVLDRLLPVVYDELRRVAHGLRLRERPDHTLNTTELVHEAYFKLVDGSRAGYDSRAHFFGAAARAMRQVLVDYARARHRKKRRGAAPHLNLDDAPALLSDARAEELLALDESLRRLEAFDPRQSRVVECRYFAGLTLEETAEVLRLSPSTVKREWRTARAWLAHDLQREA; encoded by the coding sequence ATGTCCTCTTCCCCTGACGTGACCGAACTGCTCGCCGCCCTCAGCGGGGACGGTGCGCCTGCCGACGAGGCGGTGCTGGACCGGTTGCTACCGGTTGTCTACGACGAGCTGCGCCGCGTCGCCCACGGCCTCCGCCTGCGCGAGCGCCCCGACCACACGCTCAACACGACTGAACTCGTCCACGAGGCCTACTTCAAGCTCGTTGACGGAAGCCGCGCCGGGTACGACAGCCGGGCGCACTTCTTCGGGGCCGCCGCCCGGGCGATGCGGCAGGTGCTCGTCGACTACGCCCGCGCGCGCCACCGGAAGAAGCGGCGCGGCGCGGCCCCCCACCTCAACCTGGACGACGCCCCGGCGCTCCTCTCCGACGCCCGCGCCGAGGAACTGCTCGCCCTCGACGAATCGCTCCGCCGCCTCGAAGCCTTCGACCCGCGCCAGAGCCGCGTGGTGGAGTGCCGCTATTTTGCGGGCCTCACGCTGGAGGAGACGGCCGAGGTGCTCCGCCTCTCCCCGTCAACCGTGAAGCGCGAGTGGCGGACGGCGCGGGCCTGGCTCGCGCATGACCTCCAGCGCGAAGCGTGA
- a CDS encoding serine/threonine-protein kinase, protein MDAARWATIKPLLDGALDRAAGERTAFLADACTDPALRAEVQALAAAHDTAGTFLNSPLLGEGGDPRLDKDAPLPETIGPYRVLRLLGRGGMGEVFLAERADGLFERRVALKRVRAGLDAPALARRFDAERRILATLQHPGIAQLFDAGTDAEGRPYFAMEVAEGTPLTDYARTHALSADARLDLFRQACDAVHHAHQRLVVHRDLKPSNVFVTEDDAGQPQVKLLDFGIAKLLGENTERTLLTETGLRPMTRSYAAPEQLRGDEATTATDVYALGVLLYELLTGQRPFEAPTAGQLEAAILADEPTKPSTALRHAGPEASPGALTPERLRGDLDTVVLCALAKDPAARYNSAAALAEDVRRHQDSLPITARPPSVGYRMQRFAGRHRIGVAITAAVLAAAVLFTLYHTQRLAAERDQARRAADRAEQVSGFLTGLFKGADPTVAVGDTLTARALLDQGRQRMETALQDQPLLRADLLRVLGEVHVHLGLFDEAAALLTQSDSLGRGSSAADPTGRVQTLTALGTTTYHQGDLDAAATYFEEAVQIGETARLSGSVPTEALGRLGLNRYHQGQYDEADSLARHILATFQPASREDSVVFGEAHRTLGLARSAMSDLAAAAEAYRASRSITLALFGPQHPDVATATNNLAGILRRQGRLEEAEQHYREALDVRRRVFGEAHPLVAQSVNNFGVFLFTQGRYPEAEATLREAVDLNRARLGDDHPEVALGLSSVAGMRRRQGDPTEALRLYDEALAIQRARLGGDHPHLGRTLNSSAQTAQETGDLDRAARHFAEAIRIFQGSYGPGHERTVRAHVGLGQTYRTQGRAAAARRAFADAQDALAPDADSTLRAFVLAESE, encoded by the coding sequence ATGGACGCTGCCCGCTGGGCCACGATCAAACCGCTGCTCGACGGCGCGCTCGACCGGGCCGCCGGGGAGCGGACTGCGTTTCTGGCCGACGCGTGCACCGACCCCGCCCTCCGCGCCGAGGTGCAGGCCCTCGCGGCAGCGCACGACACGGCCGGCACCTTCCTGAACAGCCCACTGCTGGGCGAAGGCGGGGACCCACGCCTCGACAAGGACGCACCGCTCCCGGAGACCATTGGCCCGTACCGCGTGCTGCGCCTCCTCGGGCGCGGCGGGATGGGCGAAGTGTTTCTCGCCGAGCGGGCCGACGGCCTGTTCGAGCGGCGCGTCGCCCTGAAGCGGGTCCGCGCCGGCCTCGACGCCCCCGCCCTCGCCCGGCGCTTCGACGCCGAGCGGCGCATCCTGGCGACGCTCCAGCACCCCGGCATCGCCCAGCTCTTCGACGCGGGGACCGACGCCGAGGGCCGCCCCTACTTCGCGATGGAGGTCGCCGAGGGGACGCCGCTGACGGACTACGCCCGGACGCACGCGCTCTCGGCCGACGCCCGGCTCGACCTCTTCCGGCAGGCGTGCGACGCCGTGCATCACGCCCACCAGCGCCTCGTCGTCCACCGCGACCTCAAGCCCTCGAACGTCTTCGTGACGGAGGACGACGCGGGGCAGCCGCAGGTCAAGCTCCTCGACTTCGGGATCGCCAAGCTCCTCGGCGAGAACACCGAGCGGACGCTGCTCACCGAGACGGGGCTGCGCCCGATGACGCGGTCCTACGCCGCGCCCGAGCAGCTGCGCGGCGATGAGGCCACGACAGCGACCGACGTGTACGCGCTCGGCGTGCTGCTCTACGAACTCCTCACCGGGCAGCGCCCGTTCGAGGCCCCGACCGCCGGCCAGCTCGAAGCCGCCATCCTCGCCGACGAGCCGACGAAGCCGAGCACGGCGCTCCGCCACGCCGGCCCCGAGGCGTCTCCGGGCGCGCTGACCCCGGAGCGACTCCGCGGCGACCTCGACACCGTCGTGCTCTGCGCGCTCGCCAAAGACCCCGCGGCGCGCTACAACTCGGCCGCAGCCCTCGCCGAAGACGTGCGCCGCCACCAGGACAGCCTACCGATCACTGCCCGCCCGCCGTCGGTCGGGTACCGGATGCAGCGCTTCGCCGGACGCCACCGGATCGGGGTGGCGATCACGGCGGCCGTGCTGGCTGCGGCCGTGCTGTTCACGCTCTACCACACCCAGCGCCTCGCCGCCGAGCGCGACCAGGCCCGCCGCGCCGCCGACCGTGCAGAGCAAGTATCCGGCTTCCTCACCGGCCTCTTCAAAGGGGCCGACCCGACCGTCGCGGTCGGCGACACGCTCACCGCCCGCGCGCTCCTCGACCAGGGCCGCCAGCGGATGGAGACCGCCCTGCAGGACCAGCCGCTCCTCCGCGCCGACCTCCTCCGCGTGCTCGGCGAGGTCCACGTCCACCTCGGCCTCTTTGACGAGGCCGCCGCGCTGCTTACGCAGAGCGACTCGCTCGGGCGCGGCAGCTCCGCGGCCGACCCGACGGGGCGCGTCCAGACGTTGACGGCGCTCGGCACGACGACCTACCACCAGGGCGACTTGGACGCAGCGGCCACGTACTTCGAGGAAGCCGTTCAGATCGGTGAGACCGCCCGGCTGTCCGGCAGCGTCCCCACCGAGGCGCTCGGCCGGCTCGGCCTCAACCGGTACCACCAAGGGCAGTACGACGAGGCCGACAGCCTCGCCCGGCACATCCTCGCCACGTTCCAGCCCGCTTCGCGTGAGGACTCCGTCGTGTTCGGCGAGGCGCACCGGACGCTCGGCCTCGCCCGCAGCGCGATGAGCGACCTGGCAGCGGCAGCGGAGGCCTACCGAGCGTCCCGGTCGATCACCCTCGCCCTCTTCGGCCCGCAGCACCCCGACGTGGCGACGGCGACCAACAACCTCGCCGGCATCTTGCGGCGGCAGGGCCGGCTCGAAGAGGCGGAGCAGCACTACCGCGAGGCGCTCGACGTGCGCCGCCGCGTCTTCGGCGAGGCCCACCCGCTCGTCGCGCAGAGCGTCAACAACTTTGGCGTGTTCCTCTTCACGCAGGGCCGCTACCCCGAGGCCGAGGCGACGCTCCGTGAGGCCGTAGACCTCAACCGCGCGCGCCTCGGCGACGACCACCCCGAGGTCGCGCTCGGCCTGAGCAGCGTGGCCGGCATGCGGCGGCGGCAGGGCGATCCTACAGAAGCACTACGCCTCTACGACGAGGCCCTCGCCATCCAGCGCGCCCGCCTCGGAGGCGACCACCCGCACCTCGGACGGACGCTCAACTCGTCGGCCCAGACGGCGCAGGAGACGGGCGACCTAGACCGCGCCGCGCGCCACTTCGCCGAGGCCATCCGCATCTTCCAGGGGAGCTACGGGCCGGGGCACGAGCGGACCGTCCGCGCCCACGTCGGCCTCGGGCAGACGTACCGCACGCAGGGCCGCGCCGCCGCCGCGCGCCGCGCCTTTGCCGATGCCCAGGACGCCCTCGCGCCCGACGCCGACTCCACGCTCCGCGCCTTCGTCCTCGCCGAGAGCGAGTAG